The following coding sequences lie in one Arachis ipaensis cultivar K30076 chromosome B05, Araip1.1, whole genome shotgun sequence genomic window:
- the LOC107644193 gene encoding nucleolar protein 56 → MALFLLYESASGYALFEAHGLDEIGQNTEAVRNSVSDLNRFGKVVKLRSFNPFTSALDALKQCNAISEGLLTDELRTVLETNLPKVKEGKKSKFSLGVSDPKIGSQIAEVTKIPCQSNEFVSELLRGVRLHFDKFVGDLKTGDLEKAQLGLGHSYSRAKVKFNVNRVDNMVIQAIFLLDTLDKDINSFSMRVREWYSWHFPELVKIVNDNYLYAKVAKFIEDKAKLAEDKIPELTDIVGDEDKAKEIVEAAKASMGQDLSPVDLINVHQFAQRVMDLSEYRRKLYDYLVAKMNDIAPNLASLIGEVVGARLISHAGSLTNLAKCPSSTLQILGAEKALFRALKTRGNTPKYGLIFHSSFIGRASAKNKGRMARYLANKCSIASRIDCFSERGTTAFGEKLREQVEERLDFYDKGVAPRKNIDVMKSAIESADNKDMEMETEEVPVEASGKKAKKKKQKAADEGDDMAVETTNGDALEDQKSEKKKKKKEKRKLDQEAEQNVINGVADGEVKKKKKKDKKDENGEMVEAASETKKKKKSKS, encoded by the exons ATGGCGCTGTTCCTTCTCTACGAATCCGCGTCGGGTTACGCGCTCTTCGAAGCTCATGGCCTCGACGAAATAGGGCAGAATACTGAAGCGGTTCGGAACTCCGTTTCTGATCTGAACCGGTTCGGGAAAGTGGTCAAGCTTCGTTCTTTCAACCCTTTTACTTCTGCACTCGATGCCCTGAAACAGTGCAACGCCATTTCTGAAG GCTTGCTGACCGATGAGTTGAGAACTGTTTTGGAGACTAACTTACCTAAAGTCAAGGAAGGTAAGAAGTCAAAGTTTAGTTTAGGCGTGTCAGATCCTAAGATTGGTTCACAGATAGCTGAAGTGACTAAAATCCCTTGTCAAAGCAATGAGTTTGTCAGTGAGCTGCTTCGTGGCGTGCGGCTCCACTTTGATAAGTTTGTTGGTGATCTCAAG ACAGGAGATTTGGAAAAGGCACAACTTGGTCTGGGGCATAGTTATAGTAGAGCAAAGGTGAAATTCAATGTTAATCGAGTCGACAATATGGTCATTCAAGCAATCTTCCTTCTCGATACACTTGATAAGGATATCAATTCATTCTCAATGAGAGTCAG AGAATGGTACTCTTGGCATTTCCCTGAATTGGTGAAGATTGTAAATGATAATTATCTGTATGCAAAAGTTGCAAAGTTTATTGAGGATAAAGCAAAGTTGGCTGAGGACAAGATTCCAGAGTTGACTGACATTGTTGGAGATGAAGATAAAGCGAAGGAGATTGTGGAAGCTGCCAAGGCCTCCATGG GGCAGGATTTGTCCCCAGTGGACTTGATTAATGTCCACCAATTTGCACAGCGGGTAATGGACCTATCTGAGTACAGGCGGAAGCTGTATGATTACTTGGTTGCTAAAATGAATGACATTGCACCAAATTTGGCTTCTTTGATTGGTGAAGTTGTTGGTGCACGTTTAATTTCACATGCTGGTAGTCTCACAAATTTAGCCAAGTGTCCTTCTTCAACTCTTCAAATTCTTGGTGCTGAGAAGGCATTGTTCAG GGCTCTAAAGACAAGAGGAAACACTCCCAAATATGGTTTGATATTCCACTCCTCTTTCATTGGTCGAGCATCCGCTAAAAACAAGGGCCGAATGGCTCGCTATCTTGCAAATAAATGTTCTATTGCATCACGGATTGACTGCTTTTCTG AAAGGGGAACTACTGCATTTGGGGAGAAGCTTCGCGAGCAAGTTGAGGAGCGACTTGATTTTTATGACAAGGGAGTTGCCCCTCGTAAGAACATAGATGTTATGAAGTCTGCCATTGAAAGTGCTGATAACAAAG ATATGGAGATGGAAACAGAAGAAGTGCCTGTCGAAGCTTCAGGCAAGAAagccaagaagaagaagcaaaaagCTGCAGATGAAGGTGATGACATGGCTGTAGAAACCACAAATGGTGATGCATTGGAAGATCAAAAatcagaaaagaagaagaaaaagaaagaaaagaggaaaTTGGACCAAGAGGCTGAACAAAATGTTATCAATGGTGTTGCCGATGGAGAagttaaaaagaagaaaaaaaaggataaaaaggATGAAAATGGGGAAATGGTGGAGGCTGCAAgtgaaacaaagaagaagaagaaatcaaaAAGTTAA
- the LOC107644194 gene encoding protein C2-DOMAIN ABA-RELATED 4, protein MGETNARSNSHKHWRFGTNSQQNIQLRSRSSSNSRSSSPESPPKSLMENLMGLLRVRIKRGVNLAVRDVRSSDPYVVIKMGKQKLKTRVIKRDVNPEWNEDLTLSVVDPHASVSLTIYDHDTFSKDDKMGDAEFEILPFIEALKMNVTGLPNGTVVKRIQQSRDNYLADESRITYINGKLVQDMILRLRNVECGELEIQLNWIDLPGSKGL, encoded by the exons ATGGGGGAAACAAATGCACGGTCAAATTCGCATAAGCATTGGCGTTTTGGTACGAATTCGCAGCAGAATATTCAGTTGCGTTCACGGTCGAGTTCGAATTCGAGATCTTCGTCACCGGAATCACCACCAAAGTCTCTGATGGAGAACCTTATGGGACTTCTTAGGGTTCGAATCAAGCGTGGCGTCAACCTCGCCGTTCGTGATGTTCGTAGTAGCGATCCCTATGTTGTCATCAAGATGGGTAAACAG AAACTTAAGACTCGTGTGATTAAAAGGGATGTTAATCCTGAGTGGAATGAGGACCTCACGCTTTCTGTTGTAGATCCGCATGCTTCAGTCTCACTG ACTATATATGACCACGATACTTTTAGCAAAGATGACAAAATGGGAGATGCAGAGTTTGAAATCTTACCATTTATAGAAGCCTTGAAGATGAATGTGACAGGCCTGCCAAATGGTACTGTGGTCAAAAGAATACAACAAAGCCGGGATAACTATCTCGCAGATGAGAGCCGCATCACTTATATCAACGGTAAGCTTGTTCAAGATATGATCCTTAGACTGCGAAACGTGGAATGTGGTGAACTGGAAATCCAGCTAAATTGGATTGATCTTCCTGGGTCCAAGGGTTTATGA
- the LOC107641146 gene encoding pentatricopeptide repeat-containing protein At1g12620-like, with translation MLSMRRPPSIIQFTKILGSLAKTNHFPTAISLFQQLQPRGIAPNLFTLNILINCCCGMGWITLAFSALAKIFRMGFQPDTVTLNTLIKGLCLSGKIEKALHFHDRVLAHGFHFDQVTYGTLINGLCKTGHTSAAIQVLRKIPRYGIAPDVFMYSAIIDSLCKDTLVSQAFHLFSEMLAKGISPDVTTYSPLIFGLCLVGQYKEAVDLLSDMVLRNITPDVSTYSILIDGLCKEGKIKDAKNVLAVMTKHGVKPNVVTYNSLMGGYCLVNQVNKAKYVFNTMAESRAFPNVRSYNIMINGFCKSEMIDDALNLFEEMRRKNLVPDTVTYNTLVDGLGKSRRILCALELLEKMHDRGQPADIVTYSSLLDALFNIKQHDKALMLFKKR, from the coding sequence ATGCTCTCTATGCGTCGCCCTCCATCCATCATTCAATTCACCAAGATTTTGGGATCTCTTGCCAAGACCAACCATTTCCCCACCGCCATTTCCCTTTTCCAGCAATTGCAACCCAGGGGAATCgctcccaacttatttactttgaATATCTTAATCAATTGTTGCTGCGGAATGGGCTGGATCACTCTTGCTTTCTCTGCTTTGGCAAAGATTTTCAGGATGGGTTTTCAGCCTGATACCGTTACGTTGAATACACTCATCAAAGGTCTCTGTCTCAGTGGTAAGATTGAAAAAGCACTGCACTTTCATGATAGAGTGTTGGCTCATGGATTTCACTTCGACCAAGTCACTTATGGGACATTGATCAATGGGCTCTGTAAGACCGGACACACATCAGCTGCTATTCAAGTGTTGAGAAAGATCCCACGGTATGGCATTGCTCCTGATGTCTTCATGTACAGCGCAATTATTGATAGCCTCTGCAAGGATACACTTGTAAGTCAggcttttcatttattttctgaGATGCTTGCTAAGGGAATTTCTCCCGATGTTACCACATACAGTCCCCTCATTTTTGGATTGTGTCTTGTGGGTCAATATAAGGAAGCCGTTGATTTGTTAAGTGATATGGTTCTTAGAAACATTACTCCTGATGTTAGTACCTATAGTATTTTGATCGATGGGTTATGCAAGGAAGGAAAGATCAAAGATGCTAAGAATGTGTTGGCTGTGATGACAAAACATGGTGTTAAACCAAATGTGGTTACTTATAACAGCTTAATGGGCGGATATTGTTTGGTTAATCAGGTAAATAAGGCAAAATATGTATTCAACACAATGGCCGAGAGTAGAGCGTTTCCTAATGTACGGAGTTACAATATCATGATTAATGGCTTTTGTAAGAGTGAAATGATCGATGACGCCTTGAATCTCTTCGAAGAGATGCGTCGCAAGAACTTGGTTCCTGACACGGTAACTTACAATACTCTAGTTGATGGCTTAGGAAAATCAAGGAGAATTCTTTGTGCCTTGGAGCTTCTTGAAAAGATGCATGATCGAGGTCAACCTGCTGATATAGTCACTTACAGTTCTTTGCTGGATGCTTTGTTCAATATCAAACAACATGACAAGGCACTTATGTTATTCAAAAAGAGGTGA